The Cervus elaphus chromosome 20, mCerEla1.1, whole genome shotgun sequence genomic interval CCATGTTGCCCACCAGCATCAGTGCTATAGAAGCTTATTCTGGAGCaaatggaattctaaaaaaagtgaagaaaggcTCACTATTAATAGATTCCAGTACTATTGATCCTATGGTTTCCAAAGAACTGgccaaagaagttgaaaaaaTGGGAGCAGTTTTCATGGATGCCCCTGTTTCTGGTGGTGTGGGAGCCGCTCAGTCGGGGAACCTCACATTTATGGTAGGAGGAGTCGAAGAAGAATTTGCTGCTGCCCAAGAGTTGCTGGGGTGCATGGGCTCCAATGTGGTGTATTGTGGCGCTGTTGGGACAGGGCAGGCTGCGAAGATCTGCAACAACTTGCTGTTAGCTATTAGTATGATTGGAACTGCTAAAGCTATGAATCCGGGAATCAGGTTAGGGCTTGACCCAAAATTCTTGGCTAAAATCCTAAATATGAGCTCAGGACGATGTTGGTCAAGTGACACTTATAATCCTGTACCTGGGGTGATGGATGGAGTTCCCTCGGCTAATAACTATCAGGGCAGATTCGGAACAACACTCATGGCAAAGGATCTGGAATTAGCACAAGACTCTGCTACCAGCACGAAGAGCCCAATCCTTCTGGGCAGTCAAGCCCATCAGATCTACAGGCTGATGTGCGCGAAAGGCTACTCAAAAAAAGACTTCTCATCCGTGTTCCAGTTTCTACGAGAGGAGGAGACGTTCTGAGTTTGCCCTTTGACTGTGGACACTTTTGGAAACCAGACTCTCTTGGAGCCCCTTATAGCTCACTCCACAAGTAAATGGGCTTAATCAGAGGTCACCTGTCTGCTTTTGATTGTCTGGGTCACAGTAAACCCTGGGatttttcacccatttttaaCTGcttattctttttatctatttagCAAACACATattacctgaatttttttttttccttttctgcaagCCACTGATGGTCTCTGCTAGCTAGCCAACTGACCTTTTTCAAAAGTTTAATTCCTGAGCATCTTCAGCTGAAACGTTGCCTGCTTCAATCAGAATGTTATTTactccacttttcactttcacactttcacaaaTAAGACCAGTTTTTTTCAACAGGATAAAACCTATcctcaagaaaggaaaagaaattggtATGAGGAAACAAGTTAGGGAAAGGAGAAGTATAGTGAATTACTATGTGTCCCTGTGTCCCTCAGGAAGTTTGTCCTGTTAACCCAGTGGTGGTGGTCTTGCATTCTGAGGTTATGGTTTATTTTCCAAGAGTTGATAAAGCAAGATAACACCTTGCTGCATGTTATGTAAATTGGACCCTGTTATAGTATCTTGGTGTGTCCCTCTTGTAACAACTCCCAGTACtcagcagactttttttttaaatatatttttgcttccttgtACTTTCTTACTACGTATTTTTTTACTTCAGAAGAATGACTTCTTTAGAAGTGTTTCAGAGCCAATGATATGTGCTTTAGATAATTATTACATTATCCTAAATATAACCATATTATTTTGAATTCAAATAAATTTCTatgctgataaaaaaaaaaatacctggtaAAAGATACTAAGAGCATGGACTAAACACCATATCCTTTGGGTTACTAGCAAGAAACCTAACCTATttacttctaaaattaaaaagttgaatctataaaagttatttttctttctcattttttaaactctGCCTTCCCTACCTGCACTTTAGAACTTGCTATGAA includes:
- the LOC122676646 gene encoding 3-hydroxyisobutyrate dehydrogenase, mitochondrial-like, giving the protein MAASLPLCGAASGLRYWSRRQPPAVANLTAVCSRSTASKTPFGFIGVGNMGNPMAKNLMKHGYPLIIYDVFPDACKEFIDAGEQVVSSPADVAEKADRIITMLPTSISAIEAYSGANGILKKVKKGSLLIDSSTIDPMVSKELAKEVEKMGAVFMDAPVSGGVGAAQSGNLTFMVGGVEEEFAAAQELLGCMGSNVVYCGAVGTGQAAKICNNLLLAISMIGTAKAMNPGIRLGLDPKFLAKILNMSSGRCWSSDTYNPVPGVMDGVPSANNYQGRFGTTLMAKDLELAQDSATSTKSPILLGSQAHQIYRLMCAKGYSKKDFSSVFQFLREEETF